A region of the Alphaproteobacteria bacterium genome:
AATTTCATTCCATTTCCTCATACTCTTAAAGTATGATGTGGGAATCACGAACAACAAATTCAAGTAAAAGGGCTCTAACTTTTTAAAAATGCTTTTTTTCGCGCAAGTTTTCGGCTAAAAGCCTGCCAATCACGCAGTCCTAAATCTTTCTCAAAATTCAAAATATCCCTCTGCGCGCGCCTGCATACGTCATCTGATGGCCGCACATAACTTTCTGCCTTCAACGGATCTAACAAGCATTGGATCTCACAGGCTTTTTGTAAATGGTACTGGTAAAAGAAAGCCTCTTGCACCGTCCGACCACAAACGATTGTACCATGATTGCGCAACATAATGATTGGCACATGTGCATGTATTTGATTGGCAATGGTTTTCCCTTGTGTATCTTGATGAAGCGTCAAAGCATCATAATCAAAATAACCCACACGCTCATAGAAATGATAAGCATGCTGACTGATGGGCAAAATCCCCTGAGGGCAAGCAGAAACGGCAATAGATTCTGGGGTGTGAAGATGAAACACAGCTTGAATCTCTGGCCTTGCCTGATAAATAGCGCTGTGGATCGCATGCCCTGTTTGATTGATCTTGGCGTCTTTGGGTGCAATCAGGTTTCCAGAGAAGTCCATCTCAACCAAACAACTCTCATCCACCTCTTCAAATAACAAGCCAAAGGGCTGAATATAAAAATGAGGCTCTGTTAGGTGGCGGTGAGTCAAGTGGGTATAGGTAGCATCGTCCCATCCTAACATCGCAATGATTTGATAAGCCTTAGCAAGCTCGGATCGAATGGACTCTGACGTTAACATAATGCGCGCTTTTACCATTGTTTTCTGACACAATAGCGTTATAACAAACAGAACAAAACAAAGTTTTTTATGCGAATTTGTCTTTCCCCCAGATGTCTGAAGGTTGGTGAAGAAATCAAAAGATCTCTTGCAACGCTTTTCCTAGAGATCGCCATCATCGATCCTAGGTTAGAAGGCATAAGCCTCACTGTCACAGAGGCCCAAATGTCAACGGACGTCAAAACAGCAAGAGTTTTTTTACTCCCCCTTGGTGGAAAAAGTGCTGAAGAGGCAGTGGGTTATCTTAATGAGAACAAACCAAAAATTCGAAGTCTCCTGGCTAAGAAAATATATCTAAAGTATATGCCACACCTTATTTTTGTTCTCGATGATCGCTTTCACAAAAGTGATCGGATCAACTCAATGCTTAGCAATGATAAAGTTCAAAAAGACTTAAGCGTATCTTCAGAAGATGAATCTTAACGCTTACAGTGGCTGGATCAACCTTGATAAGCCCGCACATATAACGTCAGCCTGCTTATTGAACCGTCTCAAAAAACACCTCCCTAAAGTAAAGGTCGGCCATGCTGGAACGCTTGATCAATTAGCCAGTGGCGTTTTACCCGTTGCGGTGGGAGAAGCCACAAAACTCATCCAATATACGCAGAGCACCTGGAAAACATATGAGTTTGAGGTCACATGGGGCCAGTAAACAACAACAGATGACAGCGAAGGCGCGCCTCTTTTTGTTAGCGAGAAAAGACCAACGAAACAAGAAGTCTTAAAGCTTCTGCCCAGCTTTCTTGGCACAATTAGGCAAATGCCTCCTCAGTACTCAGCTCTTAAAATTGATGGCAAGCGTTCATCCGATCGCATTCGTCAAGGTGAAGACGTCCAACTTGAAGCCCGAGATATAATCATCTCTGAGTTGGCACTAACAGAGCACCCGCCCGATTTTTCTCGATTCACCATCGACTGTGGCAAGGGCACATATGTCCGTAGTTTGGCCAGAGATAGGGACTTAAGCTTGGGTGTTATGGTTATATAACGGCCTTAAAACGCACCCGTGTTGGCCCTTTTGATCTGAATAATGCTGTCGATGGTGAGAAATTCCTTGATCAAAATACCAACATTGATATAAAACCACACATACTATCATCGGATTATGTTCTGGGCGACATCCTGGATATAACGGTGACAGAAAGCCAAATCAAGCTATTGCGGTCTGGTCAAGCCATCAGAGTTAATGGTTTACAAAACACTGAAAACGATACTCTTGTTGCTTGTAAATCAGAAAAAAACGCACTTATTGCCATGGCTTTCTTTCAAGACGGGCTCCTACGTCCCAAGCGCGTCTTTAATATTTAACCAACTAAGGATAAAACGATGTCGATTACACAAGAAAAGAAACAAGAAATCATCAAAAAACACGCTCAGAACGAAAAAGATACAGGTTCTCCTGAAGTTCAAGTATCTGTTTTAACAGAGCGCATTAAAAATATGACTGAGCACATGAAAGTTCACAAAAAAGACTTACACTCACAACGCGGCCTGATCGCCATGGTGAACCGTCGTCGTCGTTTGCTCAAGTACATCAAAAACAACAGCGTTGAACAGTATCAAGCGTTGATCAAAGAACTCGGGCTTCGTCACTAGTTTTGTCTTTACCCGTTACTTTCAGCACTGACCTCAACCATTTGAATTTATAGGAATTAAGTTATGTTTAATATCATCAAAAAAACAATCAATTGGGGAGGTCAAGAGCTCTCTATCGAAACAGGGCGTTATGCTCGGCAGGCTGATGCATCTGTGATGGTGCAGATGGGGGGAACAAGCATTCTTGCAACGATTGTTGCGGCTAAATCTGCAACGCCTGGCCAATCTTTCTTCCCGCTTACGGTGCACTACCAAGAAAAAACCTACGCCATCGGTAAGATTCCCGGGGGGTACATCAAACGTGAAGGGCGTCCAACAGAGATGGAAACTTTGACATCTCGCCTGATTGACCGTCCCATCCGCCCGTTGTTTCACGCAAAATTTAAAAATAAAGTTCAGATCATTTGCTCTCTATTAAGTTATGACAAAGAGATGGATCCTTCTGCCTTGGCACTCATTGCAGCTTCTGCCGCAACCAGCCTATCAGGCGTTCCTTTCCAAGGTCCCCTCGCTGCAGCACGCGTTGGTATTATTAACGATGAGTTGGTGCTCAATCCAACCAATGATCTAATGGAAAACTCAAAACTAGATCTTATTGTTGCCGGAACGCAAGAAGGTGTTTTGATGGTTGAATCCGAGGCCCACCAGCTCTCAGAAGAGCAAATGCTTAAAGCAGTGATGTTCGGCCATGCTGGATTCAAGCCCGTTCTTGAAATGATTCAAGAGCTGAAAGATGAAGCTGGCAAACCAGACTGGGATGTAAGCACTCTTGAGGATGATTCAGAAGAAGCACGTAGAGACGAAATTTTCAAGCTGATCCAGGATGATCTCAAAAAAGCATATGGCTTCAAAGACAAGACGAAACGCCGACATGCTCTCGACGCCATAACAGCAAAGGTTTTCGAACAGTATTCAGTTGAAGAATTAACACCTGAGTTTGCAACACAACTTGCCTCTTTAATCAAAAGCCTCAAAAAAGAGTACGTCCGCGATCAACTGATCAAGACCCAAAAAAGAATTGATGGTCGTGAAATTGATCAGGTTCGTCCCATCGATATCGCTGTTGCGCCCCTTCCTCGTTGTCATGGAAGTGCTTTATTTACCCGTGGAGAAACGCAGGCCCTAGCTGTCACAACCCTCGGAACATCTGATGATGAACTGATGGTAGATGCCCTTGCCGGAGAATTCCGTGAAGGCTTCATGTTGCACTACAACTTCCCTCCCTTCTCTGTTGGTGAAACAGGCCGAATGGGAACGCCAGGCCGCCGTGAGGTTGGTCATGGAAAACTTGCATGGCGCGCTCTTCACCCAATGCTCCCTTCAAAAGAAGAATTTCCATACACCCTGCGTATTGTATCTGAAATCCTAGAATCAAATGGATCTTCCTCCATGGCAACTGTGTGTGGTGGATCACTCGCCATGATGGATGCCGGCATTCCTCTGAAAAGTCATGTTGCTGGAATTGCGATGGGCTTAATCAAAGAAGGAAAAGACTTCGTTGTTTTATCAGATATCTTAGGAGATGAAGATGATCTGGGCGATATGGACTTTAAAGTTGCAGGAACCAAAGAAGGTATTACTGCCCTGCAAATGGACCTTAAAATCACCAGTATCAGCGAAGAAATCATGAAGTCTGCTCTTGCCCAAGCTTTGCAAGGCCGCCTTCACATCATCGGTGAAATGGAAAAAGCCCTTCCTCAGTCTCGCGAACACCTCAGTGAGCACGCTCCTCAAATGGAAACACTGAAAATCGCCGTTGATAAAATCCGTGATGTCATTGGATCGGGTGGTAAAGTCATCCGTGAAATTTGTGAAAAGTCAGGCGCTCGGATCAATATTGAAGATGACGGAAAAGTCACAATTGCTGCTGTAGGCCAAGAAGGACTTCAGCTGGCCCTTGACATGATTAATGAAATCGTCCAAGATCCAGAAGTTGGTCAAATCTATAGTGGTAAAGTTTCCAAGCTTGTAGACTTTGGTGCATTTGTTGACTTCATGGGAACAAGTGGGTTATTACACGTCAGTGAAATCGCCCAAGAACGTGTTGAAAAAGTATCTGACCACTTTGCTGTTGGAGACATGATTGACGTCAAAGTTGTTGGCATTGACAATCGTGGCAAAATCAGGCTTAGTAGGAAAGAAATTATCACCCAAGACTAATAATAAGCAGGAATCCATGGTACACCTGAAAAATCTTTTTCTCTCAGGCAAAGATGTCCTCCCCCTTATCGAAGGCGGTAAAGGGATCGCTGTCTCCACAGGCGTGAGCGCTGGTGCTTGGGCCAATGCAGGCGGTATTGGCACTTTCTCTGGCGTCAATGCCGATGCTTATGATGAAAACGGCAAGCTGATCCCTGTTGTATACAAGGGAAAAACCCGCCGTGAGCGTCATTTTGAACTGATTGATTATGCAATCAAAGGGGGCATCTCCCAAGCAAAAATAGCTCATGATATGGCTGCCGGTTCAGGCCGCCTTCACATGAATGTTTTGTGGGAAATGGCGGGCGCCGAGAAAATTTTACATGGTGTCCTATCAGCAACAAAGGGTCTTGTTCATGGCATCACCTGTGGTGCCGGGATGCCCTATCGTTTGGCAGAAATTGCAGCTAAATATAATATCTATTATTATCCCATTGTTTCCTCTGCACGGGCATTTAGCGCCCTTTGGCGGCGTGCCTATAACAAGTTTTCGGATATGCTCGGTGCCGTTGTTTATGAAGATCCTTGGCTTGCTGGTGGGCATAATGGCCTTTCACGCACCGAAAGTGCTGATATCCCCGAAGATCCTTATCCCCGGGTAAAAGCTCTTCGTGAAACATTGAAATCTCTGGGTCTTTCAGCAACACCCATTATCATGGCCGGCGGTGTTTGGCATTTAAATGATTGGAAGAATTGGATTGACAATCCAGAACTTGGCCCCATTGCCTTTCAATTCGGCACACGCCCTTTACTGACACAAGAAAGCCAAATTTCCCATGCCTGGAAGAAAAAGCTTCTAACGTTGAAAAAAGGCGATATATATCTTAACAAATTCAGTCCAACTGGTTTTTACTCATCAGCGGTGGAAAATGATTTCCTCATCGATCTCAAGGAAAGAAGTGAACGTCAAGTTTCTTTCCAAACAGAAGATTCGGATACGTTTAACACACCTGTTTCTTTTGGAAGCCGCGGTCGTCTCATATACATTCAAGCCAAAGACCTAGAAGCTGTTAATGCCTGGAAACAACAAGGCTTTACCACATTGATGAAAACCCCTGATAGCACCGTTGTGTTCGTCACACCTGAACAGTCAACCCAAATCCTCAAAGATCAAATTGACTGCATGGGATGTCTCAGCGCATGTGTCTTCAGTAATTGGTCCCAAGGGGAATCTGGAACCACTGGTCGCAAAGCAGATCCACGCTCCTTCTGCATTCAAAAAACACTTCAATCTATTGCCCACGGTGGAAGTGTAAATGATAATTTGATGTTTGCAGGTCACAGTGCTTATCGCTTTGCTCAAGATCCTTTCTATAAAGATGGATTTGTCCCAGCCGTTAAGCAGCTTGTTGATCGGATTTGCACCGGGGCCTAGGATGAACGGTTTTTTTACCTCTTCCTGGATTTCCCCTGTTTTGGTAGCTCTAACACTCACTCTCCCTTTCAAAGGCTTACATTGTCAAACCCAGCCTGCTCTGCAACTGCCTAAATATGTATCCACCAAAAGCGCGCCGAGTAATATGCGCGTTGGACCGGGAAAACACTTTCCCATTGAGTGGGTTTACAATTACCGAGGCATGCCGTTTCGGGTGATCACGGCTTTTCGGGATTGGTACAAAGTGGCAGATCACACAGGAACAAAGGGCTGGATCAATCGTTCCCTTCTAAGCCGTAAGCTTCACAAGATCGTTGTTAAAAAAACACATATCCGAAAAACAAAAAATACCCAAAGTCCGATTCAAGCCACCCTATTACCGGATGTGATTGTTGTAACCGATCATTGCAATACGTCTATTTGTAAAGTATCTCTCAAATCAGGAAACCTAAAAATTAAAGGGTACACGCCCTCTGAAAATCTCTGGCCCACCCCGCAAGCTAAAACCTAAGGCCTCTCCTTAAACGAACAACTCATCCCTCTTTTGGCTGCGTCATGTTTTTAAGATCAAGCGCTTCATCAAAAGCCTCTTCACTCAGATAGCCCAGGGCAACCACAGCCTGCTTTAAAGTGATCTTTTCTTGATATGCTTTAGTTGCAACCTTGGCTGCCTTATCATACCCAATAATGGGATTCAATGCCGTAACAAGCATCAAAGACTGTTGAAGATACGCCTCTATTTTCTCAAAGTTCGGGCTTATCCCTTGGAGACATCTTTCATCAAAGCCCACCAAGGCATCCCTTAATAGCTCAATGGATTTTAAAACGTTATAGATAATAACTGGTTTAAAAGCATTTAATTCCAGTTGCCCACTGGACCCCGCAATTGTCACGGTCATATGATTGCCCATCACCTGCGCACAAACCATTGTGAGTGCTTCAATTTGGCTGGGATTAATCTTCCCCGGCATAATCGAAGACCCCACCTCATTGGCAGGAAGTTCCAGCTCTCCAATACCGCATCGTGGCCCCGATGAAAGCAGTCGAAGATCATTGGCAATTTTCATCATGGAAACAGCAAGTGTATTCAAGCCACCCGAAAGCTCCACTAGGGCGTCATGGGCGGCAATCGCCTCAAATTTATTCTCCGCTTCCGTAAAAGCACACCCCGTGAATGCATTCAACTGATGGATGAATTTCTGTGGGAAAGATTCTGTACTGTTCAACCCCGTGCCCACAGCAGTTCCCCCCATTGCTAAAGCCAGCAAACGCGGCAGCATGCTGTCAAGTCTTGCGCGAGAAAGCTTGAGTTGTGTTTGATAGCCTGAAAATTCTTGTCCAAGCGTGATCGGCGTTGCATCCTGCATATGCGTGCGCCCCACTTTAATCAGCTCTTGAAAATCAAGGACCTTATTAGAAAAAGTTTTCTCAACTCTTTGCAATGCCGGGATCAACTGGGTTTTTAATGCCATCACCGTTGCCACATGCATCGCTGTTGGAAAAGAATCATTGGTCGACATCCCAAAATTCACATGGTCATTGGGATGAACCGGTGTTTTGCTCCCCAACGGCTGACCTTGTTGATGATTTGCGATGTTGGCAATCACTTCATTTAAGTTCATATTGGTGTGTGTGCCCGACCCTGTTTGCCAAACTTTCAAGGGGAAGTGATCATCATACTGTCCCTTTAAAATGTCATCCGCCGCCGCCGAAATACGTTCAACAATGGGCTGAGACAGGCTTTCAATATTAGCCCAAGCAGACGCTTTTTTGACCAAAGCATAGGCATAGATCAAGGATAAAGGAATAGTCTCGGAGCTTATCGAAAAGTTATCCAGAGATCGCTGCGTCTGTGCGCCCCAAAAAACTTGTTTGCTGGAATCTCAACCAAACCAAAGGTGTCTTGCTCTTGACGAAACTTAGCCATTGAACCTCGGGGCAATATATAAAATCAGATGTCTTTGTGAATACGTTCCATCCGCTCGTGTTGCTCCTGGGCTTCAATGCAAAGCGTTGCAATGGGCCGCGCTTCCAGTCGCTTAAGCGAGATGGGTTCACCTGTTTCAATGCAGTAGCCATACGAGCCATCCTCAATGCGTTGAAGCGCTTGATCTATTTTACTCAACAACTTCCGCTCACGATCCCGGGTTCTCAATTCAAGAGATCGGTCTGTCTCATGGGAAGCTTGATCACTGACATCAGGCTCTTTTTGAGTCTCTTCTTGCAGATGCGTGAGCGTTTCGCTTGATGTTTCTAAAATTTCTTGCCGCCAATCCAATAATTTTTTCCGAAAATAAGCAATTTGCTGCAAGTTCATAAATGGTTCATCTAAATGAGGTTTGTAACCTTCTGGCAAGTGAATGTCATCAAAGCGACTGCTCTGTTGCATCGATAGTCTCCAATATTTGTCCTATTATCATACTGAAAAATCTCTCAAGGTTGTAATGTTTTTTTATGAAAACATCCCTCTATCTCAAAGACGGGAATGCCCCTTATAAATTATATGCTTTACGGTCAGTGCACACCCCCAGCGTCAGCCCTTATATTTGTAACCTGCGTAAGAAAAATAAAATTCAGCCCGGCGCTTTTTTAAAACAAATATTAACCCAACCTCTTAGTATATTTGTTAAAAGCTTGCTTTATTCATTTAGAATCGCTATGTGTCTGTTGAGTGATCCGTCCTCTTGCGAAATGAATACGATTTTTTGTATATAACGCCTGTGAATCGCATAGGCATCTAAAGATTTCCTAAATACTGAGTCTTTAGCGTTTGAATAAGAGTGGAAGCAGCTGAACCAAACGGTTTGTGTTCAGGTGACAACTCTAAAAAACGTCAAACCTCAGAGGAATTATGACTACTTTTCAAACCATGGGCTTGCCCGAATCTCTTATGCACACGCTCCAGAGCATGAACTTTCAAACCCCAACTCCCATTCAACAGCAAACCATTCCGCTTGCCCTCTCCGGACAGGACATTCTAGGATCGGCTCAAACCGGAACCGGGAAAACAGCTGCTTTTGGTATTCCGCTGATTGCAAAGCTATTAAAAGAACCTCAATCATCAGCCTTGATTTTGACGCCCACACGGGAGCTTGCGGATCAGGTTTTAAAACAACTTCGTATTATGCTTGGCCAAAAAACAAAAATTCAAACGGCCCTGCTCATTGGTGGCGATCCAATGCCCAAGCAACTACAACAGCTCAAGCGAAACCCTCAGCTGGTTGTGGGCACTCCCGGCCGCGTTAATGACCATCTCAATCGCCGCAGTCTTTCACTCAAAACAACAAACTTTTTGGTGCTCGACGAAACAGATCGTATGCTTGATATGGGTTTCTCAATTCAAATTGATGAAATCCTCAAACACATGAAATCTGAGCGACAAACCCTTCTGTTCTCTGCAACACTCGCCAAAAAAATATCTCAAATTGCTGAAAAATATTTAAAAAACCCAGCGCGTATTTCTGTGAGTTCCGCAACTGCCCCTGCAACAAACATTAAGCAGGAAAACATCAATGTTCATGAAGCAGAAAAATACACAAAGCTCTGTGATGAATTAGACAAAAGAACCGGCTCGATTATTATTTTTGTTAAAACCAAGTATAATGCCGATAAAATGGCCATCAAACTCTCTAAGCAAGGGTATGACTCCGATGCCATTCATGGCGATCTTCGGCAAAACAAACGGGAACGTGTTTTAACAAATTTCCGCAATAAAAAATACCGCATTTTGGTTGCAACTGATGTTGCGGCGCGGGGTCTTGATGTGCCTCACATTGAACATGTCATCAACTATGACCTACCACAAAGCCCAGAAGATTATGTCCACCGTATTGGCCGAACTGCTCGGGCAGGTGCCACCGGGGAAGCGCTTAATTTGATTTCAGGTGCTGACAAAGCCAAGTGGTATGCCATCGAACACTTTATCAATCCAGGGTCAAAACCGCCGAAAATTCTGAAGATGGATAGTAACACGAAGAAAGCCCCGAGAAAGTCTTTTTCAAAAGATGATAAGAAACCTTTCTTAAAAAAGAAAAGTGGCAAACCTTTTGCCCGGAAAAAGTCTGCCTAGCAATCATACCTAAACCCCTTGCAGAGATCTCTCCTTAGAAATCTCTGCGGGGCGTATAGGGGCTTTGATCCTGAATCTTCTGCATCATCGTTTCGAAATCAGTCTCCAGCTTTTCTGGCAGCATGATTTGGAGTTTGACAATTTGATCCCCTTTTCGCCCTTCCTTCTCAATGCCTTTGCCTTTCAAGCGCAATGATTGGCCCGACTGGCTGCCAGCGGTTATTTTCAAACTTAACTTACCATGAATGGT
Encoded here:
- the pnp gene encoding polyribonucleotide nucleotidyltransferase, which produces MFNIIKKTINWGGQELSIETGRYARQADASVMVQMGGTSILATIVAAKSATPGQSFFPLTVHYQEKTYAIGKIPGGYIKREGRPTEMETLTSRLIDRPIRPLFHAKFKNKVQIICSLLSYDKEMDPSALALIAASAATSLSGVPFQGPLAAARVGIINDELVLNPTNDLMENSKLDLIVAGTQEGVLMVESEAHQLSEEQMLKAVMFGHAGFKPVLEMIQELKDEAGKPDWDVSTLEDDSEEARRDEIFKLIQDDLKKAYGFKDKTKRRHALDAITAKVFEQYSVEELTPEFATQLASLIKSLKKEYVRDQLIKTQKRIDGREIDQVRPIDIAVAPLPRCHGSALFTRGETQALAVTTLGTSDDELMVDALAGEFREGFMLHYNFPPFSVGETGRMGTPGRREVGHGKLAWRALHPMLPSKEEFPYTLRIVSEILESNGSSSMATVCGGSLAMMDAGIPLKSHVAGIAMGLIKEGKDFVVLSDILGDEDDLGDMDFKVAGTKEGITALQMDLKITSISEEIMKSALAQALQGRLHIIGEMEKALPQSREHLSEHAPQMETLKIAVDKIRDVIGSGGKVIREICEKSGARINIEDDGKVTIAAVGQEGLQLALDMINEIVQDPEVGQIYSGKVSKLVDFGAFVDFMGTSGLLHVSEIAQERVEKVSDHFAVGDMIDVKVVGIDNRGKIRLSRKEIITQD
- the rbfA gene encoding 30S ribosome-binding factor RbfA, which codes for MRICLSPRCLKVGEEIKRSLATLFLEIAIIDPRLEGISLTVTEAQMSTDVKTARVFLLPLGGKSAEEAVGYLNENKPKIRSLLAKKIYLKYMPHLIFVLDDRFHKSDRINSMLSNDKVQKDLSVSSEDES
- a CDS encoding ATP-dependent RNA helicase; protein product: MGLPESLMHTLQSMNFQTPTPIQQQTIPLALSGQDILGSAQTGTGKTAAFGIPLIAKLLKEPQSSALILTPTRELADQVLKQLRIMLGQKTKIQTALLIGGDPMPKQLQQLKRNPQLVVGTPGRVNDHLNRRSLSLKTTNFLVLDETDRMLDMGFSIQIDEILKHMKSERQTLLFSATLAKKISQIAEKYLKNPARISVSSATAPATNIKQENINVHEAEKYTKLCDELDKRTGSIIIFVKTKYNADKMAIKLSKQGYDSDAIHGDLRQNKRERVLTNFRNKKYRILVATDVAARGLDVPHIEHVINYDLPQSPEDYVHRIGRTARAGATGEALNLISGADKAKWYAIEHFINPGSKPPKILKMDSNTKKAPRKSFSKDDKKPFLKKKSGKPFARKKSA
- a CDS encoding nitronate monooxygenase; its protein translation is MVHLKNLFLSGKDVLPLIEGGKGIAVSTGVSAGAWANAGGIGTFSGVNADAYDENGKLIPVVYKGKTRRERHFELIDYAIKGGISQAKIAHDMAAGSGRLHMNVLWEMAGAEKILHGVLSATKGLVHGITCGAGMPYRLAEIAAKYNIYYYPIVSSARAFSALWRRAYNKFSDMLGAVVYEDPWLAGGHNGLSRTESADIPEDPYPRVKALRETLKSLGLSATPIIMAGGVWHLNDWKNWIDNPELGPIAFQFGTRPLLTQESQISHAWKKKLLTLKKGDIYLNKFSPTGFYSSAVENDFLIDLKERSERQVSFQTEDSDTFNTPVSFGSRGRLIYIQAKDLEAVNAWKQQGFTTLMKTPDSTVVFVTPEQSTQILKDQIDCMGCLSACVFSNWSQGESGTTGRKADPRSFCIQKTLQSIAHGGSVNDNLMFAGHSAYRFAQDPFYKDGFVPAVKQLVDRICTGA
- a CDS encoding 30S ribosomal protein S15; amino-acid sequence: MSITQEKKQEIIKKHAQNEKDTGSPEVQVSVLTERIKNMTEHMKVHKKDLHSQRGLIAMVNRRRRLLKYIKNNSVEQYQALIKELGLRH
- the dksA gene encoding RNA polymerase-binding protein DksA, which produces MQQSSRFDDIHLPEGYKPHLDEPFMNLQQIAYFRKKLLDWRQEILETSSETLTHLQEETQKEPDVSDQASHETDRSLELRTRDRERKLLSKIDQALQRIEDGSYGYCIETGEPISLKRLEARPIATLCIEAQEQHERMERIHKDI